The Euphorbia lathyris chromosome 2, ddEupLath1.1, whole genome shotgun sequence genome includes a window with the following:
- the LOC136219427 gene encoding NADH dehydrogenase [ubiquinone] 1 alpha subcomplex subunit 13-A, with amino-acid sequence MTEAMIRNKPGMASVKDMPILQDGPPPGGFAPVRFARRIPTKGPSAIAIFLATFGAFSYGMYQVGKGNKIRRALKEEKYAARRTILPVLQAEEDERFVKEWKKYLEYEAEIMKDVPGWKVGESVYNSGRWMPPATGELRPEVW; translated from the exons ATGACGGAGGCTATGATTAGGAACAAGCCTGGGATGGCTAGCGTTAAGGACATGCCGATTCTCCAAGACGGCCCTCCTCCCGGTGGTTTCGCACCTGTCCGTTTCGCCCGAAGGATCCCTACCAAGGGACCCAGCGCCATCGCCATCTTCCTTGCTACTTTTGGTGCTTTCTCATATGGGATGTATCAAGTGGGTAAGGGAAACAAGATCCGCAG GGCGCTTAAGGAAGAGAAGTATGCAGCCCGAAGAACAATATTACCAGTTCTTCAAGCAGAAGAAGATGAAAG GTTTGTGAAAGAATGGAAGAAGTATCTCGAGTACGAGGCAGAAATAATGAAGGATGTGCCTGGTTGGAAGGTTGGGGAGAGTGTGTACAATTCTGGTAGATGGATGCCACCAGCAACTGGTGAGCTGCGCCCAGAGGTTTGGTGA